A genomic region of Campylobacter corcagiensis contains the following coding sequences:
- a CDS encoding 3'(2'),5'-bisphosphate nucleotidase CysQ family protein: MEPLEIAVRAAKKASKEILKHYDNFEIYTKEDKSPLTTADLAANEALVKELSKTGVKICSEESILGDDERVKEEQFWLVDPLDGTKEFIAQNDEFCVCIALIKSGRPILSVIAIPCKDEIFYSGGGKVVYRNGEILKPKDKTLNLFLMGKHGSSKKREEFAKKFGFEIKAIGSAIKFCRITENLASTYARLGPSSLWDIAAGDFLVEQSGGVTIDLTTMEKPLYNRPTLINNPYLVVDKNHVENLDKYLEFFKD; this comes from the coding sequence ATGGAGCCTTTAGAAATTGCAGTAAGGGCGGCAAAAAAAGCTAGTAAAGAGATTTTAAAACATTATGATAATTTTGAAATTTATACAAAAGAAGATAAAAGCCCTTTAACTACAGCTGACCTTGCTGCAAATGAAGCATTAGTTAAAGAACTAAGTAAAACAGGCGTTAAAATTTGCTCTGAAGAGAGCATTTTAGGAGATGATGAAAGGGTAAAAGAAGAGCAGTTTTGGCTAGTCGATCCACTTGATGGCACAAAAGAATTTATAGCTCAAAATGATGAGTTTTGCGTTTGTATTGCTCTTATAAAAAGTGGTCGCCCAATACTTAGCGTTATAGCTATTCCGTGTAAAGACGAAATTTTTTATAGCGGTGGCGGCAAAGTAGTTTATAGAAATGGTGAAATTTTAAAGCCAAAAGATAAAACGCTAAATCTTTTTTTGATGGGAAAACATGGCTCAAGCAAAAAAAGAGAGGAATTTGCTAAGAAATTTGGCTTTGAAATTAAGGCTATAGGCTCTGCGATTAAATTTTGCCGTATCACTGAAAATTTGGCTAGCACTTATGCAAGACTTGGACCATCTTCGCTTTGGGACATCGCAGCTGGGGATTTTTTAGTAGAACAAAGTGGTGGCGTTACGATAGATCTTACCACTATGGAAAAGCCACTCTACAACCGCCCTACTTTGATAAATAATCCTTACTTAGTTGTGGATAAAAACCATGTAGAAAATTTAGATAAATATTTAGAGTTTTTTAAAGATTAA
- a CDS encoding peptidylprolyl isomerase, producing MKKLVLSFSLACSVVFASEVVLKTNQGDIKLKIYDDAAPKAALNFKTHAKNGYYDGVIFHRVIKGFMMQGGDPTGSGTGGKSIWGKDFEDEFESKLTFDKAGLLAMANAGRNTNGSQFFITFNPTSWLNGYHTIFGEVIDGMDIVRKIENTKTDKKDRPIDEIKIISAEVIE from the coding sequence ATAAAAAAGCTAGTTTTAAGTTTTTCTTTGGCTTGTTCAGTAGTTTTTGCTTCAGAAGTTGTTTTAAAAACTAATCAAGGCGATATCAAACTAAAGATATATGATGATGCAGCACCAAAAGCGGCTTTAAATTTTAAAACACACGCTAAAAATGGCTACTATGATGGAGTTATCTTTCATAGAGTAATAAAAGGTTTTATGATGCAAGGTGGCGATCCAACAGGCAGTGGAACGGGTGGCAAGAGCATTTGGGGTAAGGATTTTGAAGATGAGTTTGAATCAAAGCTAACTTTTGATAAGGCTGGGCTTTTAGCGATGGCAAATGCTGGGCGTAATACAAATGGCAGTCAGTTTTTCATAACTTTTAATCCTACTTCGTGGCTAAATGGCTATCATACGATATTTGGTGAAGTTATAGACGGTATGGACATCGTTAGAAAAATAGAAAACACTAAAACAGATAAAAAAGATAGACCAATAGATGAGATCAAAATAATCTCAGCTGAGGTTATAGAGTAG
- a CDS encoding TOBE domain-containing protein → MELISDFIIRQNGDDMLIKKRIKLLKEIEKTGSILKAAKEIPMSYKSAWDAIDAINNLSPKPVLDRQAGGRKGGGSKLTKYGKSLVNMYEKIEKIQSEFLKFISKNTDINLGEISNLERIAMQISARNVFLGKVLSIKNDAVNSNVVVELNGGAKISSTITTTSAKNLELKEDLEVKAIIKSSSVMIAKDENITISARNIIKGEIVEISKGEVNAEVRLNIGKNQILTSVITLNSVERLGLKVGEIAFGVIKSSEIMIGL, encoded by the coding sequence ATGGAATTGATTTCAGATTTTATCATCAGACAAAACGGAGATGATATGCTGATTAAAAAGCGTATTAAGCTTCTTAAAGAGATAGAAAAAACAGGTTCTATCTTAAAAGCAGCAAAAGAGATACCAATGAGCTATAAATCAGCATGGGATGCGATAGATGCTATAAATAATCTATCGCCAAAACCAGTCTTAGATCGTCAAGCAGGCGGTCGAAAGGGTGGTGGAAGTAAGCTAACCAAGTATGGTAAAAGCTTAGTTAATATGTATGAAAAAATTGAAAAAATTCAATCTGAGTTTTTAAAGTTTATATCCAAAAATACAGATATAAATTTGGGCGAGATATCGAATTTAGAAAGGATTGCGATGCAAATAAGTGCAAGAAATGTATTTTTAGGTAAGGTTTTAAGCATTAAAAACGATGCTGTAAACTCAAATGTAGTTGTAGAACTAAATGGTGGGGCTAAAATTTCGTCAACTATCACCACAACTTCAGCAAAAAATTTAGAGTTAAAAGAGGATCTTGAAGTAAAAGCTATCATCAAATCAAGCTCAGTTATGATAGCAAAAGATGAAAACATTACTATAAGCGCAAGAAATATAATAAAAGGTGAAATTGTAGAAATTTCAAAAGGTGAAGTAAATGCTGAAGTTCGTCTTAATATCGGCAAAAATCAAATTTTAACCTCTGTTATAACGCTAAATTCAGTAGAAAGACTTGGACTAAAGGTAGGCGAAATAGCCTTTGGCGTTATCAAATCAAGTGAAATAATGATAGGGCTTTAG
- the modA gene encoding molybdate ABC transporter substrate-binding protein codes for MRKLIILALSVLAINAAEIRVAAAANIGYVFDELRAEFLKDRPNDKIEATLGSSGKLVAQIKAGADYAIFMAANMDFAQGVYEDGLATAPAEIYTRGVLVSFSTTPKKWDENLEYLKDKNIQKIAIANNKTAPYGIAAYEAFGKAGVLNDIENKLVQADSVGNVLPLTIAQADVGFMPRSGLVGKDEYKEGEHFVNVAENLYTPLDQGMVILNKYKDDELTNAFYNFLKSDKAKEIFLKNGYK; via the coding sequence ATGAGAAAATTGATTATCTTAGCACTAAGCGTTTTAGCAATAAACGCAGCTGAAATCAGAGTTGCAGCGGCTGCAAACATTGGGTATGTATTTGATGAGCTTAGGGCTGAGTTTTTAAAAGATCGCCCAAATGATAAGATAGAAGCTACTTTAGGAAGTAGTGGAAAGCTTGTCGCTCAGATCAAAGCAGGAGCTGATTATGCGATATTTATGGCTGCAAATATGGACTTTGCTCAAGGTGTTTATGAAGATGGCTTAGCTACTGCTCCAGCTGAAATTTACACTAGAGGCGTTTTAGTATCTTTTAGTACTACTCCAAAAAAATGGGATGAGAATTTAGAGTATCTAAAAGATAAAAATATACAAAAAATCGCTATAGCAAACAACAAAACTGCTCCTTATGGAATCGCTGCTTATGAGGCTTTTGGAAAAGCTGGCGTTTTAAATGATATAGAAAATAAGCTAGTTCAAGCTGATAGCGTAGGAAATGTGTTGCCACTTACAATAGCTCAAGCTGATGTAGGTTTTATGCCTAGATCTGGTCTTGTTGGCAAAGATGAGTATAAAGAGGGTGAGCATTTTGTAAATGTTGCTGAAAACCTTTATACACCGCTTGATCAAGGTATGGTTATTTTAAACAAATACAAAGATGATGAACTAACAAATGCGTTTTATAACTTCTTAAAAAGCGATAAAGCAAAAGAAATTTTCTTAAAAAATGGCTACAAATAA
- a CDS encoding TOBE domain-containing protein, giving the protein MATNKIEAKIIALKNSDDIFRVDLETKSGVKLALVCLNCEKNIGDVILVGINPTNVAISKKIENLSISNQIPAQISSIENGEVLTKISAKFEEREICAIITRTSSDKLGLKANENAIFLIKSTDMFIV; this is encoded by the coding sequence ATGGCTACAAATAAGATAGAAGCAAAAATCATTGCTTTAAAAAATAGCGATGATATTTTTAGGGTGGATTTGGAGACAAAAAGCGGGGTAAAACTCGCTTTAGTCTGCCTTAACTGCGAGAAAAATATAGGAGATGTTATACTAGTTGGCATAAACCCTACAAATGTCGCTATATCTAAAAAAATAGAAAATTTAAGCATATCAAATCAAATTCCAGCACAAATTTCAAGCATAGAAAATGGCGAAGTTTTAACCAAAATTTCTGCTAAATTTGAAGAGCGTGAAATTTGTGCTATTATCACCAGAACCTCATCTGATAAGTTAGGCTTAAAAGCTAATGAAAACGCTATTTTTCTAATCAAATCAACGGATATGTTTATAGTATGA
- the modB gene encoding molybdate ABC transporter permease subunit — translation MIELFSSINFTPFYVSFKLAFITTIVLFFAVMPLAWCLSQSKSHLKPFVETLAALPLVLPPTVMGFYILFAFSKNSPLGAFLEQTFGISFVFTFSGLVFASCIYSLPFMFQPLLSGFESLNKNLLEASYLSGKSKFATLFLIVLPNIKPSILTALVITFAHTVGEFGIVLMIGGSIDGETKVASIAIYEFAELLDFKSAHVYSLIMLAMSFLVLFVVYFFNQKAKNARS, via the coding sequence ATGATAGAACTTTTTTCAAGTATAAATTTCACTCCATTTTATGTGTCGTTTAAGCTAGCTTTTATTACGACGATAGTTTTGTTTTTTGCTGTGATGCCGCTTGCTTGGTGTCTAAGCCAAAGCAAAAGCCACCTAAAGCCATTTGTAGAAACACTTGCTGCTTTGCCTTTGGTTTTACCGCCAACGGTTATGGGTTTTTATATACTTTTTGCTTTTTCTAAAAACTCGCCACTTGGAGCGTTTTTAGAACAAACATTTGGCATTAGTTTTGTTTTTACATTTTCAGGACTTGTGTTTGCTAGTTGTATCTACTCGCTACCTTTTATGTTTCAGCCACTTTTATCAGGATTTGAAAGCCTTAATAAAAACCTACTAGAAGCATCTTATCTAAGTGGCAAGAGCAAATTTGCTACTCTTTTTTTAATAGTTTTGCCTAACATAAAGCCATCTATTTTAACAGCATTAGTCATAACTTTTGCACACACAGTTGGAGAATTTGGCATTGTGTTAATGATAGGTGGAAGCATTGATGGAGAGACAAAGGTTGCAAGTATTGCTATTTATGAATTTGCTGAACTGCTTGACTTTAAATCAGCTCATGTTTATAGTCTTATAATGCTTGCGATGAGCTTTTTAGTACTTTTTGTAGTATATTTCTTTAACCAAAAGGCAAAAAATGCTAGAAGTTGA
- a CDS encoding ATP-binding cassette domain-containing protein, producing MLEVDIKKPLFGVNGLINLEANFSLKKGEFLALAGVSGSGKTTILRCLAGLEKSKGTIKVGGKIWQDERNFLPPQKRKIGFVFQDYALFENLTVEKNLLFANKNYALCDKLLELLDLGELKKRYPTNLSGGQKQRVALGRAMMREPEILLLDEPLSALDPNLRIKLQDEILKIHKEFGTTSIIVSHSPSEIYKLATHMIEIENGKIIKSGSPKELLLKTSGSQKFSFSATVVELKEVDNICIATISFGHQITQVIVSDARNLKVGDTVNVSTKAFNLLINS from the coding sequence ATGCTAGAAGTTGATATCAAAAAGCCACTTTTTGGTGTAAATGGTCTTATAAATTTAGAGGCAAATTTTAGCCTTAAAAAGGGTGAATTTTTAGCCCTAGCAGGAGTTAGCGGAAGCGGTAAAACAACTATACTTAGATGCTTAGCTGGTTTAGAAAAAAGCAAAGGAACTATAAAAGTTGGTGGCAAAATTTGGCAAGATGAGAGAAATTTCTTACCGCCACAAAAACGAAAAATAGGCTTTGTTTTTCAAGATTATGCTCTGTTTGAAAATTTAACCGTTGAGAAAAACCTACTATTTGCAAACAAAAATTATGCCCTTTGTGATAAGCTTTTAGAGCTTTTGGATTTAGGTGAGTTAAAAAAGAGATATCCTACAAATTTAAGCGGTGGGCAAAAACAGCGTGTTGCTTTAGGTAGAGCGATGATGAGAGAGCCTGAGATTTTGCTACTTGATGAGCCTCTTTCAGCACTTGATCCAAATTTGCGTATCAAACTTCAAGATGAAATTTTAAAAATTCATAAAGAATTTGGCACAACTTCTATCATAGTAAGTCATAGCCCAAGTGAAATTTATAAGCTTGCAACTCATATGATAGAGATAGAAAATGGCAAAATCATAAAAAGCGGAAGCCCTAAGGAGCTACTTTTAAAAACAAGTGGTAGCCAGAAATTTTCATTTTCAGCTACAGTAGTTGAGCTAAAAGAGGTTGATAATATCTGCATAGCTACGATATCTTTTGGGCATCAAATAACGCAAGTTATCGTATCTGATGCTAGAAATTTAAAAGTTGGCGATACGGTAAATGTAAGCACAAAAGCCTTTAACTTACTTATAAATTCATAA
- a CDS encoding cysteine hydrolase family protein encodes MKKLLIVVDYQNDFVDGALGFSGADKLESIIEEKIKTYEANSDDIVFTLDTHDENYKDTEEGKWLPTPHVIKGTKGHEIYGSIAKYAKNHPCIEKPTFASSKLLKFIESKPYTYNEIELCGLVSSICVTSNAIIAKAANPNARIVVDTKATDSYDKEMEKKCFEVLNHLHIETRK; translated from the coding sequence TTGAAAAAACTTTTAATCGTTGTAGACTATCAAAATGACTTTGTAGATGGAGCTTTAGGTTTTAGTGGGGCTGACAAACTAGAAAGCATTATAGAAGAAAAAATCAAAACCTACGAAGCAAACAGTGATGATATAGTATTTACTCTTGATACTCATGATGAAAATTACAAAGACACTGAAGAGGGTAAATGGCTGCCAACTCCACATGTTATAAAAGGCACAAAAGGGCATGAAATTTATGGCTCTATAGCAAAATATGCTAAAAATCATCCCTGTATAGAAAAACCAACATTTGCAAGTTCTAAGCTTTTAAAATTTATAGAAAGCAAACCTTACACATACAATGAGATCGAACTTTGTGGGCTAGTGAGTTCTATTTGTGTTACATCAAATGCCATCATAGCAAAGGCTGCAAATCCAAACGCTAGAATCGTTGTAGATACAAAAGCGACTGATTCATACGATAAAGAGATGGAAAAAAAGTGCTTTGAAGTGCTAAATCACCTACACATTGAAACAAGAAAATAA
- a CDS encoding DUF981 family protein: MLDQGVTYNTTMALVVGIIMIFSVMFGKELAFNKQKNFLGWGFAFVMLGLFLAISGFSMMLTWPLKEVPGAFCCTVDNITFGEPSAFYGTLTFIIGLAILISDRCKEDKNSHIISTLRPILYIGAIGGFGLILFGIAGLHFGMWRPPTIEPIARLLAGNLLEPLFVAFLYAGTGVGAILAPFALRNSCVAKFAGVFIWCLGILWIMLAFTVFYSHVGFFPQPDGSYM, encoded by the coding sequence ATGCTTGATCAAGGAGTAACTTATAATACCACAATGGCATTGGTTGTTGGTATTATTATGATTTTTAGCGTTATGTTTGGCAAAGAACTTGCGTTTAATAAGCAAAAAAACTTCTTAGGCTGGGGTTTTGCCTTTGTGATGCTTGGGTTATTTTTAGCGATTTCTGGTTTTTCTATGATGCTAACTTGGCCTTTAAAAGAGGTTCCTGGAGCGTTTTGTTGCACTGTTGATAACATAACTTTTGGAGAACCTAGTGCATTTTATGGAACTCTTACTTTTATTATTGGTTTGGCTATTCTCATATCAGATAGATGCAAAGAAGATAAAAACTCACACATCATTAGCACTCTTAGACCGATTTTATACATAGGTGCAATTGGTGGATTTGGGCTTATTTTGTTTGGCATTGCTGGACTTCATTTTGGTATGTGGAGACCGCCTACGATAGAGCCTATCGCTAGACTTTTAGCTGGAAATTTATTAGAGCCTCTTTTTGTAGCGTTTTTGTATGCAGGAACTGGAGTTGGTGCTATCCTTGCTCCATTTGCTTTAAGAAACAGCTGCGTAGCTAAATTTGCTGGGGTGTTTATTTGGTGCCTTGGAATTTTATGGATAATGCTTGCATTTACTGTATTTTATAGTCATGTAGGATTTTTCCCGCAACCTGATGGAAGCTATATGTAA
- the thiD gene encoding bifunctional hydroxymethylpyrimidine kinase/phosphomethylpyrimidine kinase, with product MKVVLIVAGSDSSGGAGLQADIKTGEYFGVFTTTAVTALTAQNTLGVTGVVDTKPEFLKAQISAILSDFEISAIKVGMLSNSSIIEVMREFLSSVKVPVVLDPVFISKAGSLLMSKENIQNLKNLFKFATIITPNIYEAKCLFGDDLDIKADANVVIKNIKIGEKSVDRLYYKDGKILEFKSDFLDSENLHGTGCSFSTAIASNLALGKNLEDAIKISKKYIHEAILQAPNLGHGKGPLRHNLRKI from the coding sequence ATGAAAGTAGTCCTGATTGTAGCAGGTAGTGATAGTAGCGGTGGAGCAGGGCTTCAAGCTGATATAAAAACGGGTGAGTATTTTGGCGTTTTTACTACTACAGCCGTTACTGCTTTAACAGCACAAAATACACTTGGTGTTACAGGCGTTGTGGACACTAAGCCTGAGTTTTTAAAGGCACAAATTTCAGCTATTTTATCAGACTTTGAGATTTCAGCTATTAAAGTGGGAATGCTTTCAAATTCTAGCATTATAGAAGTTATGCGTGAGTTTTTAAGTAGCGTAAAAGTACCTGTAGTGCTTGATCCAGTCTTTATATCAAAAGCAGGCTCATTACTAATGAGTAAAGAAAACATACAAAATTTAAAAAACCTTTTTAAATTTGCTACAATTATAACTCCAAATATCTATGAAGCAAAGTGCCTTTTTGGTGATGATTTAGATATAAAAGCTGATGCAAATGTAGTCATAAAAAACATAAAAATTGGTGAAAAAAGCGTAGACAGGCTCTACTATAAAGATGGCAAAATTTTAGAATTTAAAAGCGATTTTTTAGATAGTGAAAATTTACATGGAACAGGCTGTTCGTTTTCAACTGCGATAGCCTCAAATTTAGCACTTGGTAAAAACTTAGAAGATGCTATAAAAATTTCTAAAAAATATATCCACGAAGCGATACTACAAGCTCCAAATTTAGGACATGGAAAAGGCCCACTCAGACACAATCTTAGAAAAATTTAA
- the eno gene encoding phosphopyruvate hydratase, with translation MSSIIDVFANEVLDSRGNPTVRVTVFLDDGVSASAIVPSGASTGSKEALELRDGGTRFGGKGVLKAVENVNTTIADELVGLDAFNQTLIDETLKAIDGTDNYSNLGANATLGVSMAVARAAAKSLNIPLYRYLGGVNASVLPVPMFNIINGGAHANNSVDFQEFMIMPFGFECFGDALRAAAEIYQNLKKLLDKMGHSTAVGDEGGFAPNLADNEEPIKLILEAIKNAGYEAGKEIKLALDVASSELYDNGSYKVGGKNLSSDEMIEIYANLCKKYPIYSIEDALDENDWAGWKKLTDRLGSKVQLVGDDLFVTNEKILRDGIEKGVANAILIKPNQIGTLTETLKTIRLAQRNGYQCVISHRSGESEDAFIADLAVATNAGQIKTGATARSERNAKYNRLLEIELISDEFVGSGI, from the coding sequence ATGAGTAGTATTATAGATGTTTTTGCAAATGAAGTTTTAGATAGCCGTGGTAATCCAACTGTAAGAGTTACGGTTTTTTTAGATGATGGAGTAAGTGCAAGTGCGATAGTTCCAAGTGGTGCAAGCACAGGAAGCAAAGAAGCCTTAGAGCTTAGAGATGGCGGGACAAGATTTGGTGGAAAAGGCGTTTTAAAAGCAGTAGAAAATGTAAACACTACCATAGCTGATGAGCTTGTGGGGCTTGATGCTTTTAATCAAACACTGATAGATGAAACATTAAAAGCGATAGATGGTACAGACAACTACTCAAATTTAGGAGCAAATGCAACTCTTGGCGTTTCTATGGCTGTTGCAAGAGCAGCTGCTAAAAGCTTAAATATCCCACTATATCGCTATCTTGGTGGTGTAAATGCTAGTGTTTTGCCAGTTCCTATGTTTAATATCATAAATGGCGGTGCTCATGCAAATAATAGCGTTGATTTTCAAGAATTTATGATAATGCCTTTTGGATTTGAGTGTTTTGGTGATGCTTTAAGAGCAGCTGCTGAAATTTACCAAAATCTTAAAAAACTTCTAGATAAAATGGGTCATAGCACAGCAGTTGGTGATGAGGGTGGCTTTGCACCAAATTTAGCTGATAATGAAGAGCCAATCAAGCTTATACTTGAAGCGATAAAAAATGCTGGGTACGAGGCTGGTAAAGAGATAAAACTAGCTCTTGATGTAGCCTCTAGTGAGCTTTATGATAATGGAAGCTATAAAGTTGGTGGTAAAAATTTAAGTAGCGATGAGATGATAGAAATTTATGCTAATTTATGTAAAAAATACCCGATTTACTCTATAGAAGATGCTCTTGATGAGAATGACTGGGCTGGTTGGAAAAAACTAACCGATAGACTTGGAAGTAAGGTTCAACTAGTTGGAGATGATCTATTTGTAACAAATGAGAAAATTTTAAGAGATGGTATAGAAAAAGGCGTCGCAAACGCTATTTTAATAAAACCAAATCAAATAGGCACTCTAACTGAGACTTTAAAAACTATCCGTCTAGCACAAAGAAATGGTTATCAATGCGTTATAAGTCATAGAAGTGGAGAGAGTGAAGATGCATTTATCGCTGATCTTGCAGTAGCAACAAATGCTGGACAGATAAAAACTGGTGCAACAGCAAGAAGTGAGCGAAATGCTAAATACAATCGTTTGCTTGAGATAGAACTAATTAGTGATGAGTTTGTAGGAAGCGGTATTTGA
- the recA gene encoding recombinase RecA yields the protein MAKAKTDEKIDDKQKALDLALKQIDKSFGKGTLQRLGDKKIEPIEAISTGSVGLDIALGIGGVPKGRIIEIYGPESSGKTTLTLHIIAEAQKKGGICAFVDAEHALDVKYAANLGVDTENLYVSQPDFGEQALDIVETLARSGAVDLIVVDSVAALTPKTEIEGDMGDTHVGLQARLMSQALRKLAGIVHKMGTTVIFINQIRMKIGTMGYGSPETTTGGNALKFYASVRIDVRRIATLKQNDESIGNRVKVKVAKNKVAPPFRQAEFDIMFGSGISRTGELIDYGVKLDIVDKSGAWFSYGATKIGQGRENAKIYLKENPDIAAEIESKIYEHLGEILEPSKDDDDIVVDGESDE from the coding sequence ATGGCAAAAGCTAAAACTGATGAAAAGATCGATGATAAGCAAAAAGCTCTAGATTTAGCACTAAAACAGATCGATAAAAGCTTTGGCAAAGGCACTCTTCAACGCCTTGGAGATAAGAAAATTGAACCGATTGAAGCTATATCAACTGGCTCAGTTGGTCTTGATATTGCTCTTGGTATTGGCGGTGTTCCAAAGGGGCGAATCATTGAAATTTATGGTCCTGAAAGCTCTGGAAAAACAACTCTTACTCTTCATATCATAGCTGAAGCTCAAAAAAAGGGTGGAATTTGTGCATTTGTAGATGCTGAACATGCTCTTGATGTTAAATACGCTGCAAATTTAGGTGTAGATACCGAAAATTTATATGTCTCTCAGCCTGACTTTGGCGAACAAGCTCTTGATATAGTTGAGACTTTAGCAAGAAGTGGGGCGGTTGATTTGATTGTTGTAGATAGCGTTGCTGCATTAACTCCAAAAACAGAAATTGAAGGGGATATGGGAGATACTCATGTAGGACTTCAAGCAAGACTAATGAGTCAAGCACTTAGAAAACTAGCTGGAATAGTCCATAAAATGGGCACAACAGTGATATTTATAAACCAAATCAGAATGAAAATAGGCACAATGGGCTATGGTTCACCTGAGACAACAACAGGCGGAAATGCCCTTAAATTCTACGCTTCTGTTAGGATAGATGTAAGAAGAATAGCTACTTTAAAACAAAATGATGAAAGTATAGGCAATAGAGTAAAAGTAAAAGTAGCTAAAAACAAGGTCGCTCCGCCATTTAGACAGGCTGAATTTGACATAATGTTTGGCTCAGGCATAAGTAGAACTGGCGAATTGATAGATTATGGTGTAAAGCTTGATATCGTAGATAAAAGTGGTGCGTGGTTTAGTTATGGTGCTACAAAGATAGGTCAAGGTAGAGAAAATGCTAAAATTTATCTCAAAGAAAACCCAGATATAGCAGCCGAGATAGAGTCAAAAATTTATGAGCATTTAGGTGAAATTTTAGAACCAAGTAAAGATGATGATGATATAGTAGTTGATGGAGAGAGTGATGAGTAG
- a CDS encoding menaquinone biosynthesis family protein, whose product MKKEIFVAHSPDADDIFMYQAIKFGWVDSKILSFKNRADDIQTLNEAALKGEYDACAISFSAYPLISYDYALLRCAVSFGEGYGPKLIKKKGVNLKRNFKVALSGKHTTNALLFRVAYPDAKPVYMNFLGIEDAVINGEVDAGVLIHESILEFSDELEVEREIWDIWCELRGSENLPLPLGGMALRRSLPITDAIECEGVLTKAVEIATKHKKLLSKMLIERNLVRVDDEKLEKYLNLYANDESISMSEIQLKAVNKLFEIGYKNGFYPSKVDAFNSLVPIEYEGLRNC is encoded by the coding sequence ATGAAAAAAGAGATTTTTGTAGCACACTCACCTGATGCAGATGATATTTTTATGTATCAAGCGATAAAATTTGGCTGGGTAGATAGTAAAATTTTAAGCTTTAAAAATAGAGCTGATGATATACAAACCCTAAACGAAGCAGCACTTAAAGGCGAGTATGACGCGTGTGCGATAAGTTTTAGTGCGTATCCTTTAATATCTTATGATTACGCACTTTTAAGATGTGCGGTAAGTTTTGGCGAAGGCTATGGTCCAAAACTTATAAAGAAAAAAGGGGTAAATTTAAAAAGAAATTTCAAAGTCGCACTTAGTGGAAAACACACCACAAACGCCCTGCTTTTTAGAGTGGCTTATCCTGATGCAAAGCCTGTTTATATGAATTTTTTGGGTATTGAAGATGCAGTTATAAACGGCGAAGTCGATGCTGGAGTTTTGATACATGAAAGTATTTTGGAATTTAGTGACGAGCTTGAAGTAGAGCGTGAAATTTGGGATATTTGGTGTGAGTTAAGAGGGAGTGAAAATCTGCCTTTGCCACTTGGTGGAATGGCACTTAGAAGGAGTCTTCCTATAACTGATGCGATAGAGTGTGAGGGGGTTTTAACAAAAGCAGTTGAAATCGCTACAAAACATAAAAAGCTTTTAAGTAAGATGCTAATTGAAAGAAATTTGGTCCGCGTTGATGATGAAAAGCTTGAAAAGTATCTAAATTTATACGCAAATGATGAGTCAATCTCTATGAGTGAAATTCAGCTAAAAGCGGTAAATAAGCTTTTTGAGATCGGATATAAAAATGGCTTTTATCCTAGCAAAGTAGATGCATTTAACTCTTTAGTTCCTATCGAGTATGAAGGGCTTAGAAATTGCTAA